Proteins from a genomic interval of Caldicellulosiruptor diazotrophicus:
- a CDS encoding ABC transporter permease, producing MKNFSVNSQLLRRKPSFVQTIQNSFILAFRSLLKVWHTPEQLTDVTLQPIFFILMFAYIFGGAIAGNVDKYLPTIVPAILVQTLFSASIISGTQLREDMETGIFDRFKSLPIARIAPLAGPLLADILRYAIATFSTLTTGYIIGYRPAGGIINLIIASLFVIKFSWCISWVFAFVGVVARTASSVQAISMLVMFPLMFLSNAFVPVETMPHAIQWFAKNNPISHIITAVRQLTNTGKIGSDFVITLIGMIIIVGIFIPLTVRIYSQKT from the coding sequence ATGAAGAATTTTTCTGTTAATTCTCAATTATTAAGAAGAAAACCAAGCTTTGTCCAGACTATACAGAACTCATTTATATTGGCTTTCCGAAGTTTACTAAAGGTTTGGCACACACCTGAACAATTAACTGATGTAACTCTTCAACCCATCTTCTTTATTCTTATGTTTGCTTATATCTTTGGCGGAGCAATTGCAGGAAATGTGGACAAATATTTACCAACTATTGTTCCTGCTATTCTTGTACAAACACTATTTAGTGCTTCAATTATCTCGGGGACACAACTGCGTGAAGATATGGAAACAGGAATATTTGATAGATTTAAGTCATTGCCAATTGCGAGAATTGCTCCATTGGCAGGTCCTCTATTGGCAGATATATTACGTTACGCGATAGCAACTTTTTCTACACTTACTACAGGATATATTATCGGTTATCGACCAGCAGGTGGAATTATAAATTTAATAATCGCCTCACTCTTTGTAATTAAATTTAGCTGGTGCATTAGTTGGGTCTTTGCATTTGTTGGTGTTGTTGCACGCACAGCTTCAAGTGTTCAAGCAATTTCAATGCTTGTAATGTTCCCGCTTATGTTTCTTTCTAATGCTTTTGTACCAGTTGAAACCATGCCTCATGCAATCCAATGGTTTGCTAAAAATAATCCTATTTCGCATATTATTACTGCTGTTCGTCAATTAACTAATACTGGCAAAATAGGTTCTGACTTTGTAATCACGCTTATTGGAATGATAATAATTGTCGGAATATTTATACCTTTAACGGTAAGGATATATTCGCAGAAAACGTAG
- a CDS encoding ATP-binding cassette domain-containing protein, giving the protein MVETETKPIELAIETYNLIKKFGENRAVDGVNLKVRSGSIYCVLGPNGSGKTTTIKMLATILRPDGGWARIFGFDVVKDAHIVRQLISVTGQYASLDESLSGLENLILIGQLLGLNRKEARRRANELLEEFDLIEAAKRPLKKLSGGMKRRVDIAASLIVQKPLIFLDEPTTGLDPRTRNQMWDIIRRLVKTGSTVLLTTQYLQEAEELADQIAVINHGKVVAEGTVDELKKSIGNSTLQLKIKNATQLEIAQKIIDNLLKTHSTVSLETGSIVAPMSDTELLADLIIALRESKIHIAELNVKQPTLDEVFLAIIDHN; this is encoded by the coding sequence ATGGTGGAAACAGAAACTAAACCAATTGAATTAGCTATTGAAACATATAATCTTATCAAAAAATTTGGTGAAAATCGTGCAGTTGATGGTGTAAATTTAAAAGTACGTTCAGGCAGCATTTATTGTGTACTTGGTCCCAACGGATCAGGTAAAACAACAACGATAAAAATGCTGGCAACAATTTTGCGACCAGATGGTGGATGGGCACGTATTTTTGGATTTGATGTTGTCAAAGATGCTCATATTGTTCGTCAATTGATTAGTGTAACCGGTCAGTATGCATCCTTAGATGAATCTTTAAGTGGTTTAGAAAACCTGATTTTAATTGGCCAATTACTAGGACTGAATAGAAAAGAAGCAAGACGAAGAGCGAATGAGCTTTTGGAAGAATTTGATTTAATAGAAGCAGCCAAACGACCTTTGAAAAAGCTTTCAGGTGGTATGAAAAGACGGGTTGACATAGCAGCAAGTCTTATAGTTCAGAAACCTCTTATTTTTCTTGATGAACCTACAACAGGCCTTGACCCACGTACACGTAACCAAATGTGGGATATAATCCGCAGGTTAGTGAAAACTGGCTCAACTGTATTACTGACAACCCAATACCTACAAGAAGCTGAGGAACTTGCTGACCAAATTGCAGTGATAAATCACGGTAAAGTTGTTGCTGAGGGAACTGTAGATGAACTAAAAAAATCTATTGGTAATTCAACATTGCAATTAAAGATAAAAAATGCTACACAACTTGAAATTGCACAAAAAATAATTGATAACTTACTTAAAACCCACTCAACTGTCTCATTGGAAACAGGAAGTATTGTTGCCCCAATGAGTGATACTGAATTACTCGCAGATTTGATTATTGCATTGCGTGAATCAAAAATTCATATTGCTGAATTGAATGTTAAACAGCCAACACTTGACGAAGTATTTTTAGCCATTATCGACCATAATTAG
- a CDS encoding GntR family transcriptional regulator translates to MIEFEPNVPIYLQVIEYLKKEIVSGKIKPGEKLPSVREMSKIFNINPNTAQRVFQELEREGLTKTERGIGNFVTTDIKLIQQLKEKMAEKIVENFIVTMKEIGYDEDKILTFISKKLNGKE, encoded by the coding sequence GTGATTGAGTTTGAACCGAATGTTCCTATTTATTTGCAGGTAATAGAATATTTAAAAAAAGAAATAGTTAGTGGGAAAATAAAGCCTGGTGAGAAACTTCCCTCTGTCAGGGAGATGTCGAAAATATTTAACATTAATCCTAACACAGCACAAAGGGTTTTTCAGGAACTTGAAAGAGAAGGGCTCACAAAGACAGAAAGAGGAATAGGAAATTTTGTCACAACTGATATTAAACTTATTCAGCAGTTGAAAGAAAAAATGGCTGAAAAGATAGTAGAGAATTTCATCGTCACAATGAAGGAGATAGGTTATGACGAAGACAAAATTTTGACTTTTATTTCTAAAAAATTAAACGGAAAGGAGTAG
- a CDS encoding ABC transporter ATP-binding protein, which produces MLLEVKNLFKRYGKKEVLKDISFSVDKGKIIGLIGENGSGKTTLLKVIAGFSRPTSGKVFINGKEVNVETRKYIALLPDTIIFPRWMKVKDALCFYSEFFDDFILEKANSILDSLNISKNMKIHDLSRGTIEKFSLALLLSRDANLYLLDEPLAYVDPLSRETLVDLILKNMSNDRTFIISTNIISEVEHLFDEIIILKEGKIVYMDLAENLREKSGLSVNQFFKGVDQK; this is translated from the coding sequence TTGTTACTTGAGGTTAAAAATCTATTTAAAAGATATGGTAAAAAAGAAGTTTTGAAAGATATCAGTTTTTCTGTTGATAAAGGCAAAATTATTGGACTCATCGGTGAAAATGGATCAGGCAAGACTACACTTTTAAAAGTAATTGCAGGGTTTTCAAGACCAACCTCAGGGAAGGTTTTTATAAATGGCAAAGAAGTGAATGTGGAAACACGGAAATATATTGCATTATTACCAGATACAATTATCTTTCCGAGATGGATGAAAGTAAAAGATGCGCTTTGTTTTTACTCAGAGTTTTTTGATGATTTTATCTTAGAAAAAGCAAATTCAATACTTGACTCTTTAAATATTAGCAAAAATATGAAGATTCATGATTTATCAAGAGGTACGATTGAAAAGTTTTCACTTGCACTATTGCTTTCAAGAGATGCAAATCTGTATCTTTTAGACGAGCCGCTTGCATATGTTGACCCGCTATCAAGAGAGACTTTAGTGGATTTAATTTTGAAAAATATGAGTAATGATAGAACATTTATCATATCAACTAATATAATTTCGGAGGTTGAACATCTATTTGATGAAATAATTATTCTAAAAGAAGGAAAAATTGTATATATGGATTTGGCTGAAAATTTGAGAGAAAAGTCTGGGCTTTCGGTAAACCAGTTTTTCAAGGGGGTAGATCAAAAATGA
- a CDS encoding TraX family protein gives MDKFVLKLKSIPYISILSKDLTKTKSNLLKLIACVTMLIDHTGYLYFPQKPILRIIGRIAFPIFAYQVAVGFLHTSDHRKYLKRLLIFAIISQYPFYLMTGDGELNVIVTFFFAALCLYFFKRSWYVLVIVPLAISYFVSMDYGIYGVLAVLIFYFLYEKPILQLVGFSILTIFASYLMGWQLQVYSILSVVLILFVRMLPVDFEFKLNKYFFYWFYPVHMLFLVFIGKLLRYL, from the coding sequence GTGGACAAATTTGTATTGAAGTTAAAGTCAATACCTTATATTTCTATACTATCAAAAGACCTAACTAAAACAAAATCAAATTTATTAAAACTTATTGCTTGTGTAACAATGCTTATAGACCACACAGGTTATTTATATTTTCCGCAAAAGCCCATTTTAAGAATTATTGGTCGTATTGCTTTTCCTATATTTGCCTATCAAGTGGCGGTGGGGTTTTTGCACACATCTGACCACAGAAAATACTTAAAAAGGCTCTTAATATTTGCCATCATATCTCAGTATCCTTTTTATCTTATGACAGGCGATGGAGAGCTGAATGTCATTGTGACCTTCTTTTTTGCAGCACTTTGCCTTTATTTTTTCAAAAGGTCATGGTATGTATTAGTAATTGTTCCGCTTGCCATATCATACTTTGTTTCAATGGACTATGGAATTTACGGTGTTTTAGCTGTATTGATATTTTATTTTCTATATGAAAAACCCATTTTGCAGCTTGTAGGATTTTCAATACTTACAATTTTTGCTTCGTATCTAATGGGCTGGCAGCTCCAAGTATATTCTATTTTGAGTGTGGTATTGATACTTTTTGTGAGAATGCTTCCAGTTGACTTTGAATTTAAGCTCAATAAATACTTTTTTTACTGGTTCTATCCCGTGCACATGCTGTTTTTAGTTTTTATTGGCAAGCTGCTGAGATATTTATAA
- the mntA gene encoding type VII toxin-antitoxin system MntA family adenylyltransferase antitoxin, translating to MPEIDIQEIKKVVVEILKKEISPWLIITFGSLAKGNFRQDSDIDIAFFSDKEVSNIERFRISQELADKLNRDVDLVDLKRS from the coding sequence ATGCCTGAGATTGACATTCAGGAAATAAAAAAGGTAGTTGTGGAGATTTTAAAGAAGGAAATATCGCCTTGGCTTATAATTACTTTTGGTTCTCTTGCCAAAGGAAATTTTAGGCAAGATAGTGATATTGACATTGCATTTTTTTCTGATAAAGAAGTATCAAATATTGAGAGGTTTAGAATTTCGCAAGAGCTTGCAGATAAACTAAACAGAGATGTAGATTTAGTGGATTTAAAAAGGAGTTGA
- the dusB gene encoding tRNA dihydrouridine synthase DusB: MLDIKGKIFLAPMAGFTDKTFRSLCSKFGADVTITEMVSSKALVLGSSKTRNLISFSEEEKIRGIQIFGSDAEVMAESVKILQDEFEYDFIDINMGCPVPKIVKSGEGSALMKNPSLAAKIVEEVAKVSRKPVSVKIRKGFDDENINAPEFAYILQESGASFVTVHGRTRAQLYSGKADWEIIRKVKEKVKIPVVANGDITDFESAKRAYEVTRADSIMIGRAALGNPWVFLQIKEGFEKGYVETKVLPNLKIRVAIEFFTQLCSERGDKMAVLEARKHLSFFVKGIENAAKIRDKINRINNATELLEFLEELASSLEKKESFVDNIL, encoded by the coding sequence ATGCTTGACATCAAAGGAAAAATTTTCTTAGCGCCCATGGCAGGGTTTACTGATAAGACTTTCAGAAGTCTGTGTAGCAAGTTTGGTGCAGACGTAACCATTACAGAGATGGTATCGAGCAAAGCACTTGTTCTTGGGAGTTCAAAAACAAGGAATCTCATTTCATTTTCAGAGGAAGAGAAGATAAGAGGTATTCAAATTTTTGGGAGCGACGCTGAAGTTATGGCAGAGTCGGTGAAAATCCTGCAGGATGAATTTGAATACGATTTTATTGACATAAACATGGGCTGTCCTGTTCCAAAGATTGTAAAAAGTGGCGAAGGAAGCGCTCTTATGAAAAATCCTTCTTTGGCTGCGAAGATAGTCGAAGAGGTTGCAAAGGTGAGTAGAAAACCTGTATCTGTCAAAATTCGAAAAGGATTTGATGATGAAAATATTAATGCTCCTGAATTTGCATACATCCTGCAAGAAAGCGGAGCCTCTTTTGTGACAGTTCATGGAAGAACAAGGGCTCAGCTGTACTCTGGGAAAGCTGACTGGGAGATAATAAGAAAGGTAAAAGAAAAGGTAAAGATTCCGGTTGTTGCAAATGGTGATATAACTGATTTTGAGTCGGCAAAAAGAGCATATGAAGTAACAAGAGCTGATAGCATCATGATAGGAAGAGCAGCGCTTGGGAACCCTTGGGTGTTTCTTCAGATCAAAGAAGGGTTTGAAAAGGGGTATGTTGAAACTAAGGTCTTGCCTAATTTGAAGATAAGAGTTGCGATTGAGTTTTTCACGCAGCTTTGCAGCGAAAGAGGCGATAAGATGGCAGTCTTGGAAGCAAGAAAGCATCTTAGTTTTTTTGTGAAAGGAATTGAGAATGCTGCTAAGATAAGGGATAAAATTAACAGAATAAATAATGCCACAGAGCTTTTAGAGTTTCTTGAAGAGCTTGCATCTTCTCTTGAGAAAAAAGAAAGCTTTGTCGATAATATCTTATAG
- a CDS encoding S-layer homology domain-containing protein — protein MKNKMKTITLYRLISWVVLILFFLILTIEKIQAAQEYIASSIFGKIAKNTQIVNLPQNALARDSFLFLSALGFFNTVARQKINPSDTLSKEEALSVILNSAGRQQDAFVRAEKLELKRPSGQKLVKPYNYLYLGYIQLAYDMKILSKKEYQDALTQVQPSEKEHEKMTQQLIKKNDDTIAKAVYEGRPYSYDDLIFVRSAPATRQEVCLWVVKVFKIPLSYENLAKTYPDYNRIDSKFLSSINTLLKNGVLVGRSDGYLHPDDYITYEDLAFILGGLKPNILSANGLKEIKLEIKDIQKFNTDKMVFVCEDDNGNDVNITVNPGKQDFGVIADGNFLSSSYLQKGDYVAFYVNSKNEVVLASILQRPGQENIKGVISRIDAKKMTFSVKLPDGKVYNLSLHPKATIYDTNSGKSLNFSELNVGNLVQVKVQKDRADAITLLSLDSPEIERIQGIISRITKDRIVLSQNGQLTEYLLSPDTVYIDKGDFSRVLSKNDFYEGMKVLAGTACGYVQYLSTIYDEKSEDIVAGILYEVDSNLGYLEIYNQEGAKKSYRFSKKLGLKVKKDGQNASLDSLLPGDVVFLYFSGDFVRTVTASSNLQSKVAKIENVVRSLASGLPQKIIVNIDGRIYGPYEINDNVDIIKNGISVTLKDIMPGQYVKLSGSFFGSSAYIRRIEISGNEYVKNIYIAKGTVNGNVLYLSDIQILRNNAFEPLYTWLSFQIPSDLKFILDGSFLASLSKLQNLPVVVVTKERFSQEVLDTIVAISRGSFTKIQGEVSMTSSNSVVISGNRYSIGNKTYTVVNGLLTPASFKVGDEIIGVASQDTIVIAKYQEGISKPVFVRGQVQDISELEYITVKDYVYLDGQRGWQYVPSKLTLLYDTQTVLCDVYGLGSPKEILNLKNKSVYIIHNGKYANVIIDASFGGYIVTGVVGKDMKILNVQYNDMMTQTWNRIDKSFTLDTTQAVLIDAGGNLTDRMPQFGDRVLLLVPQSSFDISKSVLTPSIVLVNY, from the coding sequence ATGAAAAATAAGATGAAAACAATAACCTTATATAGATTAATAAGCTGGGTAGTTTTGATTTTGTTTTTTTTGATACTCACTATTGAAAAAATCCAAGCTGCTCAGGAGTATATAGCAAGCAGCATCTTCGGCAAGATAGCCAAAAATACTCAAATTGTGAACTTGCCTCAAAACGCCCTGGCAAGAGATTCGTTTTTGTTTTTATCAGCCTTGGGCTTTTTTAACACTGTTGCAAGACAGAAGATAAACCCTTCTGATACACTGTCAAAGGAAGAGGCGCTGTCTGTAATTTTAAACAGCGCAGGCAGACAGCAGGATGCTTTTGTGAGGGCTGAAAAGCTGGAACTAAAAAGACCATCAGGTCAGAAGCTTGTAAAGCCATACAACTATCTTTATCTTGGATATATTCAGCTTGCATATGATATGAAAATTTTGTCTAAAAAAGAGTATCAGGATGCACTGACACAGGTGCAGCCAAGTGAAAAAGAACATGAGAAGATGACCCAGCAGCTGATAAAGAAAAATGATGATACCATTGCAAAAGCTGTGTATGAAGGAAGACCATATTCGTATGACGATTTGATATTTGTAAGGTCTGCTCCAGCTACCCGTCAGGAAGTTTGTTTATGGGTTGTAAAAGTGTTCAAGATACCTTTAAGTTATGAGAATTTAGCTAAAACTTACCCTGATTATAACAGAATTGACAGTAAGTTTTTAAGTTCAATTAATACTCTTTTGAAAAATGGTGTTCTTGTTGGAAGGTCTGATGGGTATCTTCATCCAGACGACTACATAACATATGAAGATTTGGCATTTATCCTTGGGGGTCTCAAACCAAATATCCTTTCAGCAAATGGATTAAAAGAGATAAAGCTTGAGATAAAAGACATTCAGAAGTTTAATACCGATAAAATGGTTTTTGTCTGTGAAGATGACAACGGAAATGATGTAAATATTACTGTTAACCCTGGCAAACAGGATTTTGGAGTAATAGCAGATGGAAACTTTTTAAGCTCTTCCTATCTTCAAAAAGGGGACTATGTAGCCTTTTATGTAAATAGCAAGAACGAGGTTGTGCTGGCCAGCATTTTGCAAAGGCCTGGTCAGGAAAATATAAAGGGTGTAATCTCCAGAATTGATGCTAAAAAGATGACATTTTCAGTAAAACTGCCGGATGGTAAAGTTTACAACCTGAGTTTACATCCCAAAGCTACAATCTATGATACAAACTCAGGAAAGAGTTTAAACTTTTCAGAATTGAATGTAGGAAATCTTGTACAGGTTAAAGTCCAAAAAGACAGAGCAGATGCCATAACATTGCTTTCACTTGACAGCCCTGAAATTGAAAGAATACAGGGAATAATCTCAAGAATAACAAAGGACAGGATTGTACTCAGTCAAAATGGACAGCTAACAGAGTATCTTCTTTCACCAGATACAGTCTACATTGATAAAGGTGATTTTTCAAGAGTTCTTTCGAAGAATGATTTTTATGAGGGTATGAAAGTTTTGGCAGGTACAGCTTGCGGGTATGTACAGTACCTTAGCACCATATATGATGAGAAATCGGAAGATATAGTTGCCGGTATTTTGTATGAGGTAGATTCAAACTTGGGGTATCTTGAAATTTACAACCAGGAAGGCGCAAAGAAGAGCTACAGATTTTCAAAAAAGCTTGGGCTAAAAGTGAAAAAGGATGGTCAAAATGCTTCTTTAGACAGCCTTTTGCCAGGCGATGTTGTTTTCCTCTATTTTAGCGGCGATTTTGTGCGCACAGTCACAGCAAGTTCAAACCTGCAGAGTAAAGTTGCAAAGATTGAAAATGTTGTAAGAAGCCTTGCAAGTGGTCTTCCACAAAAAATAATTGTCAATATCGATGGAAGAATATATGGACCATATGAAATAAATGACAACGTTGATATTATAAAAAATGGGATTTCTGTAACTTTAAAGGATATTATGCCAGGTCAGTATGTGAAGCTCAGTGGGAGCTTTTTTGGAAGCTCAGCGTACATACGCAGAATAGAGATATCAGGGAATGAATATGTAAAAAATATCTACATTGCAAAAGGAACGGTCAATGGAAATGTTTTATATCTTTCTGACATCCAGATTTTAAGAAACAACGCATTTGAACCGCTGTATACCTGGCTTTCTTTCCAGATTCCATCTGATTTGAAATTCATTTTAGATGGCAGCTTTCTTGCATCACTTTCAAAGCTACAAAACTTACCTGTTGTAGTTGTGACAAAGGAAAGATTTTCACAGGAGGTTTTGGACACCATTGTGGCAATATCAAGAGGTTCTTTTACCAAGATACAGGGCGAGGTAAGCATGACATCTTCAAATTCGGTGGTAATATCTGGAAATAGATATTCGATAGGAAACAAAACGTATACTGTTGTAAACGGGCTTTTGACCCCTGCAAGCTTCAAGGTTGGGGATGAAATAATTGGCGTTGCAAGCCAGGACACCATTGTTATAGCAAAGTACCAGGAAGGTATATCAAAACCCGTATTTGTTCGCGGGCAGGTACAAGACATTTCAGAGCTTGAATATATCACTGTGAAAGACTATGTCTATTTAGATGGTCAGAGAGGATGGCAGTATGTTCCGAGCAAGTTAACTCTTCTTTATGATACACAGACAGTTTTGTGCGATGTATATGGACTTGGCAGCCCGAAAGAGATATTGAATCTGAAAAACAAGAGTGTGTATATCATTCACAATGGTAAGTACGCAAATGTGATAATTGATGCAAGTTTTGGTGGATACATTGTAACAGGCGTGGTTGGCAAGGACATGAAGATTCTAAATGTCCAGTACAACGATATGATGACCCAGACATGGAACAGAATTGATAAAAGTTTTACCCTTGACACCACTCAAGCAGTTTTGATAGACGCAGGAGGGAACTTAACAGATAGAATGCCGCAGTTTGGCGACAGGGTTTTGTTACTTGTTCCTCAGAGCAGTTTTGACATCTCAAAATCGGTATTAACGCCATCGATTGTTCTTGTAAATTACTGA